The following coding sequences lie in one Fimbriimonadaceae bacterium genomic window:
- a CDS encoding DUF1553 domain-containing protein, which produces MLRKITTRSIAAKVLPALASLGAVCFALLPADAQKQPEPKKLRTKIDYNRDIRPILSDKCFTCHGSDPGSLMAGLRLDTRESATALRGNGQHAIVPGKPDKSLILTRINADAPFQMPPPSSKKTLSAEEKALLKQWIAEGAEYKQHWAFVAPVKPPLPTVKDKAWPKKPLDYFILAELERKGLKPSPQTERTTMIRRVTLDLTGLPPTPEEVDAFLADSSPQAYEKVVDRLLASPRYGERMAMDWMDGARYADSNGYQADYERYQYRWRDWVINAFNNNMPYDQFTLEQLAGDMLPNPTEDQVIATGFNRNHRINTEGGVIAEEWRVETVIDRLETTSAVWLALTTGCARCHDHKYDPISQKEFYSMYSYFNNVPESGTGEERAVNHPPFIEAPYPEQLARMRELKQKTETLEKQMEARVTASIEPAQDWTFPGNKPLPSLNDGLVGRYELRPKLQATGSAPQPKASGEVVYEPGRVSGSVTVGDKGYVDLGNAGDFDRTDKFSYGAWVYPIEANGAIVSRMDEGNNYRGWDLFMVDRRPAPHFISSWSEDAVKVISKEQIPLNAWSHVFITYDGTGKKEGIKIYINGKEVGHDAERDSLKGSIRTTVSTKIGRRTPGTFIKTKVDDLAIYSRALTASEVASLASSHPATALLAIPKDQRTADQKRTIARLWLQDKDPEFAALAKSYDDAIAEKVKLQSQIPSVMVMKEMPKPRQAHILIRGQYDKLGEPVSAGIPKVFGSLPAGTPNNRLGLAKWIVSPKNPLTSRVAVNRLWERLFGTGIVETSEDFGTRAEFPSHPELLDYLATDFVAKGWDLKAMIKEIVMSATYRQSSNVTPALLNIDPENRLLARGPRFRLQAEILRDSALAVSGLLKEKIGGKSVYPYQPDGLWNETSAYGNLLNYKHATDGSEYRRSLYTIWKRTAAPPNMTLFDVPTREICRVRRAITNTPLQALALMNEPTYLEAAKMLAQRAIKQGGSTPESRIRFVYKVVLCRAPKPNEMRILMAGLEKRLAKYREDQDAAKKLMMVGESKVDPALDTAELAAYMVLTSTILNLDETLTKE; this is translated from the coding sequence ATGTTGAGAAAGATTACGACCAGGAGCATCGCTGCTAAAGTCTTGCCTGCATTGGCTTCGCTAGGGGCTGTCTGTTTTGCCCTGCTCCCTGCCGATGCCCAAAAGCAGCCCGAACCGAAAAAGCTCCGCACCAAGATCGACTACAACCGCGACATCCGCCCGATCCTTTCCGACAAGTGCTTCACATGCCACGGCAGCGACCCCGGTTCGCTCATGGCTGGGTTGCGACTGGACACGCGCGAGAGCGCTACCGCACTTCGCGGAAACGGCCAGCATGCCATCGTCCCCGGCAAGCCCGATAAGAGTCTTATCCTCACTCGGATCAATGCCGATGCCCCCTTCCAAATGCCTCCGCCCAGTAGCAAGAAAACACTTTCTGCCGAGGAGAAAGCGTTGCTCAAGCAATGGATTGCCGAGGGCGCAGAATACAAACAACATTGGGCGTTTGTGGCCCCCGTTAAGCCGCCCCTGCCAACCGTAAAAGACAAAGCATGGCCCAAAAAGCCGCTCGACTACTTCATCCTCGCCGAACTGGAGAGAAAGGGCCTCAAGCCTTCTCCTCAAACCGAGCGAACTACGATGATCCGGCGCGTCACGCTCGATCTCACTGGCTTACCCCCAACGCCTGAAGAAGTCGACGCATTCCTTGCCGACAGCTCTCCGCAAGCTTACGAAAAGGTCGTGGATCGCCTCCTCGCCTCTCCGCGCTACGGTGAACGGATGGCGATGGACTGGATGGATGGCGCGCGATATGCCGACAGCAACGGCTATCAAGCCGACTACGAGCGCTATCAATATCGTTGGCGCGATTGGGTGATCAACGCCTTCAACAACAACATGCCGTACGACCAGTTCACGCTGGAGCAGCTCGCCGGTGACATGCTCCCGAACCCCACCGAAGACCAAGTCATCGCCACCGGATTCAACCGCAACCACCGAATCAACACAGAAGGTGGAGTTATTGCCGAGGAATGGCGAGTCGAGACCGTCATCGACCGCCTAGAAACCACCTCAGCCGTGTGGCTTGCCCTTACAACCGGGTGCGCGCGCTGCCACGATCACAAATACGACCCCATCAGTCAAAAAGAGTTCTACAGCATGTACTCCTACTTCAACAACGTGCCCGAATCGGGCACGGGAGAAGAGCGTGCCGTCAATCATCCCCCCTTCATCGAAGCTCCCTATCCTGAGCAACTTGCAAGGATGCGCGAACTCAAGCAGAAGACAGAAACGCTCGAAAAGCAGATGGAGGCCCGGGTCACCGCCAGTATCGAGCCCGCCCAAGACTGGACATTCCCTGGCAACAAGCCTCTGCCGAGCCTCAACGACGGCCTTGTTGGACGTTACGAACTGAGACCGAAACTCCAAGCTACCGGCTCCGCTCCCCAACCCAAGGCAAGCGGCGAAGTGGTCTACGAGCCAGGCCGAGTGTCAGGTTCGGTGACCGTGGGCGACAAAGGCTACGTCGATCTTGGCAATGCCGGCGACTTTGACCGCACCGATAAGTTCAGCTACGGAGCCTGGGTCTATCCCATCGAAGCCAATGGCGCCATCGTTTCTCGTATGGATGAGGGCAACAACTACCGGGGCTGGGACCTCTTTATGGTTGACCGCAGGCCCGCTCCTCATTTCATCAGCAGTTGGTCGGAGGATGCCGTCAAAGTCATCAGCAAAGAGCAAATCCCTCTCAATGCCTGGTCCCATGTCTTCATCACCTACGACGGCACCGGCAAAAAAGAAGGGATCAAGATTTATATCAACGGCAAAGAGGTGGGGCACGACGCCGAGCGCGACAGCTTGAAGGGCTCAATCCGGACCACTGTCAGCACCAAGATCGGGCGGCGAACCCCAGGCACCTTCATTAAGACCAAGGTTGACGATCTTGCCATCTACAGCCGAGCGTTAACCGCGAGCGAAGTCGCGTCGCTGGCAAGCTCCCACCCCGCAACCGCTCTTCTGGCCATCCCTAAAGACCAGCGCACAGCCGACCAAAAGCGCACGATCGCACGTTTGTGGCTGCAGGACAAAGACCCCGAGTTTGCTGCCCTTGCCAAGAGTTACGACGATGCCATCGCGGAAAAAGTAAAGCTCCAATCGCAGATTCCCAGCGTGATGGTCATGAAGGAGATGCCCAAGCCGCGCCAAGCTCACATCCTCATTCGTGGACAGTACGACAAGCTGGGCGAACCCGTAAGCGCAGGCATTCCAAAAGTCTTCGGCAGTCTGCCCGCCGGAACCCCAAACAACCGCCTGGGGCTAGCGAAGTGGATCGTGTCCCCCAAGAATCCGCTTACATCGCGGGTTGCAGTAAACCGCCTCTGGGAGCGGTTGTTTGGTACTGGGATTGTGGAGACCAGCGAAGACTTCGGCACCCGCGCCGAGTTCCCAAGCCACCCAGAACTCCTCGACTATCTAGCTACCGACTTTGTCGCCAAAGGGTGGGATTTGAAGGCGATGATCAAGGAGATCGTGATGAGTGCGACCTACCGACAGTCATCGAATGTGACCCCCGCTCTCCTCAACATTGACCCCGAGAACCGGCTGCTTGCGAGAGGTCCAAGATTCAGGCTCCAAGCCGAAATTCTGCGCGATAGCGCCCTTGCGGTCAGTGGCTTGCTCAAGGAGAAGATCGGAGGAAAGTCGGTTTATCCCTATCAGCCCGATGGCCTTTGGAATGAGACCTCGGCTTACGGAAACCTTCTGAACTACAAACACGCTACCGACGGCAGCGAATATCGTCGCAGCCTCTACACCATCTGGAAGCGCACCGCTGCGCCGCCCAATATGACCCTCTTTGACGTGCCCACGCGTGAGATTTGCCGGGTGCGCCGTGCCATCACCAACACCCCCCTCCAGGCCCTCGCTCTGATGAATGAGCCGACTTACCTGGAAGCGGCAAAGATGCTTGCGCAGCGAGCGATTAAGCAGGGTGGATCGACCCCAGAGAGTCGCATCCGATTCGTCTATAAAGTCGTCTTATGCCGCGCGCCAAAGCCGAATGAAATGAGGATTCTAATGGCTGGACTGGAGAAGCGACTTGCGAAGTATCGCGAAGATCAAGACGCGGCTAAGAAGCTGATGATGGTCGGCGAGAGCAAAGTTGACCCGGCCTTGGACACGGCTGAGCTCGCCGCCTACATGGTCTTGACGAGCACGATTTTGAACCTGGACGAGACCCTCACGAAGGAGTAG
- a CDS encoding FAD-dependent oxidoreductase gives MADRVVVIGAGVVGLSSAYFLAKEGFEVIVLDQNPPGTENCSYGNGGMIVPSHFTPLAAPGMVRLGLKMMLNPKGPFRIKPSLNPELIGWAWKFMRSANQAHVDRSMGVILELNAASKKLYEEFAKMPGAESWGFTPKGLFSLCKEAATFKHETEIAKRAQDLGLDAVALSPDELKQADPNITMDVAGGVHFRDDAHISPHQFMTWLRGQMADSIKFVSGEAVAGFERANGRISVVKTTKNSYDADLVVLAAGAWSGQLARGLDLTIPMQAGKGYSFMVEHPVELPQVCAILVEARIAVTPMGGQLRFGGTMEIAGLDLSINSTRIQGLKENIPRYYPKFKQADFGGKVWAGLRPCSPDGLPYLGRTARIPNLIFASGHSMMGMSMGPITGKIVSEIATEKQSEIEISLLKPERY, from the coding sequence ATGGCGGACCGCGTGGTGGTGATTGGGGCGGGGGTGGTTGGCTTATCGTCAGCTTACTTTTTGGCGAAAGAGGGCTTTGAGGTCATAGTCCTTGACCAGAATCCACCGGGAACGGAGAACTGTAGCTACGGCAATGGTGGCATGATCGTGCCCAGCCACTTCACTCCGCTTGCCGCGCCGGGAATGGTGCGCCTCGGGCTCAAGATGATGCTCAATCCCAAAGGCCCTTTTCGCATCAAGCCGAGCCTGAACCCCGAGCTGATTGGGTGGGCGTGGAAGTTCATGCGTTCGGCGAACCAAGCGCATGTGGATCGCTCAATGGGCGTCATCCTTGAGCTTAATGCGGCGAGTAAGAAGCTCTACGAAGAGTTTGCCAAGATGCCCGGTGCAGAAAGTTGGGGCTTCACTCCAAAAGGGTTGTTCTCGCTCTGCAAGGAGGCGGCGACTTTTAAGCACGAGACGGAGATCGCTAAAAGGGCGCAAGATTTAGGATTGGATGCAGTCGCTTTGAGTCCCGATGAGCTGAAGCAAGCTGACCCGAATATCACGATGGACGTAGCCGGGGGAGTGCATTTTCGTGACGATGCGCACATCTCGCCCCACCAGTTCATGACTTGGCTGCGTGGTCAGATGGCGGACTCTATAAAGTTCGTTAGCGGTGAGGCTGTTGCCGGATTTGAACGAGCAAATGGGCGAATCTCGGTTGTGAAAACGACCAAGAACTCTTACGATGCCGATCTGGTGGTGCTGGCAGCAGGCGCATGGTCGGGGCAGCTTGCGCGGGGATTGGACTTGACGATCCCGATGCAGGCAGGCAAGGGCTACAGCTTTATGGTCGAGCATCCGGTTGAGCTTCCCCAGGTTTGCGCAATCTTGGTCGAAGCCAGGATCGCTGTCACGCCGATGGGTGGGCAGTTAAGGTTTGGCGGAACGATGGAGATAGCCGGACTCGACCTCAGCATCAACTCCACTCGCATACAAGGATTGAAAGAGAACATCCCGCGCTACTATCCAAAGTTCAAGCAGGCGGACTTTGGTGGCAAGGTATGGGCAGGGCTGCGGCCTTGCTCTCCCGATGGTCTTCCCTATCTTGGCCGTACCGCGAGAATCCCGAATCTCATCTTCGCCTCCGGGCATTCGATGATGGGGATGAGTATGGGGCCGATCACAGGGAAAATCGTATCTGAGATAGCGACGGAGAAACAAAGTGAGATTGAGATTAGTTTGTTAAAACCAGAGAGGTATTGA
- a CDS encoding DUF1501 domain-containing protein: MDPIKILTMQDAVNRRTFLKRSAGLGLGALFTLLVKDGFAAVGPKTNGSFPFDLNGFGPDGKRFGGLPSVPNFKPKANRVIYLFQSGAPSQMDLFDYKPVLNEKRGEDLPDSIRQGQRLTGMTSGQKTFPVAPSIFKFVKKGQAGIYMSELVPHMGEIVDELCFIYSMHTDAINHDPAVTFFQTGFQIAGRPSIGSWLSYGLGTENADLPAYVVLTSIGTGRPDDQPLYDRLWGSGFLPTAHQGVKFRNTGDPVLFMNDPDGIDQSTRRDMLDDLMGLNKIKQAVSGDPEIDTRISQYELAFRMQTSVPDLLDISKEPATILEMYGPDVKKPGTYAYNCLLARRMAERGVRFVQLFHRGWDHHDTLPKAIKGQVGDTDQASAALVKDLKQRGMLDDTLVIWGGEFGRTVYSQGELTQMNYGRDHHPRCFTIWMAGAGVKKGMAYGKTDDYSYNIVENPVSVHDLHATILHLLGIDHTRLTYRYQGRDFRLTDVFGELVEDVLV, encoded by the coding sequence ATGGACCCGATCAAGATCCTCACCATGCAAGACGCCGTAAACCGGCGGACCTTTCTCAAGCGCTCGGCTGGGCTCGGGCTCGGTGCGCTTTTCACACTCCTTGTGAAGGATGGTTTCGCCGCAGTCGGCCCAAAAACAAACGGATCGTTCCCCTTCGACCTGAACGGCTTCGGCCCCGACGGCAAGCGCTTTGGCGGGCTGCCCAGCGTCCCTAACTTCAAGCCCAAAGCCAACCGCGTCATCTACCTCTTCCAGAGCGGTGCGCCCTCGCAGATGGACCTCTTCGACTACAAGCCCGTCCTGAACGAGAAGCGCGGGGAAGACCTGCCCGACAGCATCCGCCAAGGCCAGCGCCTCACCGGCATGACCAGCGGGCAAAAGACATTCCCGGTCGCTCCCAGCATCTTTAAGTTCGTGAAGAAGGGCCAAGCGGGAATCTATATGAGCGAGCTTGTGCCGCACATGGGCGAGATCGTCGACGAGCTGTGCTTCATCTACTCGATGCACACCGACGCCATCAACCACGACCCCGCTGTCACCTTTTTCCAGACTGGATTCCAAATCGCAGGACGCCCCAGCATCGGCTCTTGGCTGTCTTATGGATTGGGGACCGAGAACGCCGACCTGCCCGCTTATGTGGTCCTGACCTCCATCGGCACAGGCCGCCCCGACGATCAGCCCCTGTATGACCGGCTTTGGGGTTCTGGGTTCTTGCCCACCGCGCACCAGGGCGTAAAATTCCGCAATACCGGCGATCCGGTGCTGTTTATGAACGATCCCGACGGGATCGACCAGAGCACCCGGCGGGACATGCTCGACGATCTGATGGGCCTGAACAAGATCAAGCAGGCTGTGAGCGGCGACCCGGAGATCGACACGCGCATCTCTCAATATGAGCTTGCATTCCGCATGCAGACTTCGGTGCCCGACCTTTTGGATATCTCTAAAGAACCGGCGACCATCTTGGAGATGTATGGCCCGGATGTGAAGAAGCCCGGAACCTACGCCTACAACTGCCTTCTTGCGCGGCGCATGGCCGAGCGGGGAGTCCGGTTTGTGCAGCTCTTCCACCGAGGATGGGACCACCACGACACGCTGCCCAAGGCGATTAAGGGTCAGGTAGGAGATACCGATCAGGCGTCGGCGGCGCTGGTGAAGGACTTAAAGCAGCGGGGGATGCTGGACGATACGCTGGTGATTTGGGGCGGAGAGTTTGGGCGTACGGTCTATAGTCAGGGCGAACTGACGCAGATGAACTATGGGCGCGACCATCACCCGCGCTGCTTCACCATCTGGATGGCCGGTGCAGGCGTGAAGAAGGGAATGGCTTATGGAAAGACCGACGACTATAGCTATAACATCGTCGAGAATCCGGTAAGTGTGCACGACCTGCATGCCACGATCTTGCACCTGCTCGGGATCGACCACACTCGGCTGACGTACCGATATCAGGGTCGGGATTTTAGGCTGACCGACGTCTTCGGAGAGTTGGTTGAGGACGTGTTGGTGTAG
- a CDS encoding dihydrodipicolinate synthase family protein yields the protein MQVNFSGVFPAITTPFKSDGSVDYDFLQKHVRWLIEEGNHGIVPLGSLGEGATLTHQEKRDILKACVEALPDSPIVPGIAGLSTAEACSLIEDAAKIGCKGAMVLPPYAYSTDWREMRTHVEIVMRATDLPCILYNNPVAYKTDFVPEQVAELAAANPNMKAVKESSTDVRRVTAIKALIGDKITLMVGVDDVIVEGIRAGATGWVAGLVSAFPKESVALWRWTLDGKDKETDELYKWFLPLLRLDTVPKFVQLIKLVQEMVGWGSVTVRPPRLELTGAELAEARAVINEALKTRPMV from the coding sequence ATGCAGGTTAACTTTTCCGGCGTTTTTCCCGCCATCACAACCCCATTCAAATCCGACGGTTCGGTCGACTACGATTTCCTCCAAAAGCACGTCCGCTGGCTTATCGAAGAGGGCAACCACGGCATAGTCCCCCTCGGTTCTCTCGGGGAGGGCGCGACTCTAACACACCAGGAAAAGCGCGATATCCTCAAGGCCTGCGTCGAGGCCCTGCCGGATTCACCCATCGTCCCGGGCATCGCCGGACTCAGCACCGCCGAAGCCTGCAGCCTGATCGAGGACGCCGCCAAGATTGGATGCAAAGGCGCGATGGTCTTGCCGCCATATGCCTACAGCACCGATTGGCGCGAAATGCGAACTCATGTGGAGATCGTGATGCGGGCGACCGATCTTCCCTGCATCCTCTACAACAACCCCGTCGCGTACAAAACAGATTTCGTGCCTGAACAGGTCGCTGAGCTTGCGGCAGCAAATCCGAACATGAAAGCGGTGAAGGAGTCCAGCACGGATGTGCGCCGGGTCACCGCCATTAAGGCGTTGATTGGCGACAAGATCACGCTAATGGTTGGTGTGGACGACGTGATCGTGGAGGGCATCAGGGCCGGAGCGACGGGCTGGGTCGCGGGTCTGGTCAGCGCGTTCCCGAAGGAGTCGGTGGCTCTCTGGCGGTGGACTCTGGATGGCAAGGATAAAGAGACCGATGAGCTGTATAAGTGGTTCTTGCCTTTGCTCAGGCTTGATACAGTTCCTAAGTTTGTCCAACTCATCAAACTCGTGCAAGAGATGGTTGGATGGGGGTCCGTAACGGTACGCCCGCCCAGATTGGAGTTGACGGGTGCGGAGCTTGCGGAAGCGAGAGCGGTGATCAATGAGGCGTTGAAGACCAGGCCAATGGTCTAA
- a CDS encoding 4-hydroxyproline epimerase — protein sequence MPSDSWKEPAASVNRLSGVSSEPAMPESPHRIQVIDSHTGGEPTRVVIGGFPDLGDLPLKAKVETLRFDYDRYRAAVIEEPRGSDVLVGALLLEPENSNHTAAVIFFNNAGYLGMCGHGTIGLIETLRHLDWIHEGIHTIETPVGIVEATLEKDGHVSVQNVPAYRFKKDVTVNVPEIGKVVGDIAYGGNWFFLVSDHGQDLCLGNVERLTEWSWQVLRALDRHGIYGKDRARIDHIELFGPSKVADSKNFVLCPGKAYDRSPCGTGTSAKMACLAADGKLQPGEIWRQESIIGSIFEGSYSGDGGMVIPTIRGRAFITGEATLILNPDDPYHWGFR from the coding sequence TTGCCTTCCGACAGTTGGAAAGAGCCAGCAGCAAGCGTGAACCGCTTGAGCGGGGTATCTTCCGAACCAGCCATGCCCGAATCGCCCCACCGCATCCAGGTTATCGACTCTCATACCGGCGGAGAACCTACGCGGGTGGTCATTGGCGGCTTCCCCGACCTTGGAGATTTGCCGCTTAAGGCCAAGGTAGAGACCCTACGGTTCGACTATGATCGTTACCGGGCTGCCGTCATCGAGGAGCCTCGAGGTTCGGATGTGCTTGTGGGGGCGCTGCTCTTGGAGCCGGAGAACTCGAACCACACGGCTGCGGTGATATTCTTCAACAACGCGGGATATCTGGGGATGTGCGGGCACGGGACGATCGGACTGATCGAAACGCTACGCCATTTGGACTGGATTCACGAAGGGATACACACGATTGAGACTCCGGTCGGGATCGTAGAGGCGACCCTTGAGAAGGATGGGCATGTGTCCGTCCAAAACGTGCCCGCCTACCGCTTTAAGAAAGATGTGACTGTGAACGTGCCGGAGATTGGGAAGGTCGTGGGGGATATTGCCTACGGCGGCAACTGGTTCTTTTTGGTTTCCGATCATGGGCAAGATTTGTGTTTGGGCAACGTTGAGCGCCTGACAGAATGGTCGTGGCAGGTGCTCCGTGCGCTTGATAGACACGGCATCTACGGCAAAGATCGGGCGCGGATCGACCACATCGAGCTCTTCGGACCTTCAAAAGTCGCCGATTCCAAGAACTTCGTCTTGTGCCCTGGCAAAGCCTACGACCGTTCACCGTGCGGTACGGGAACGAGCGCTAAGATGGCTTGCCTCGCCGCCGATGGCAAGCTGCAACCGGGCGAGATTTGGCGACAAGAGAGCATCATAGGGAGCATTTTTGAGGGCAGCTACTCGGGCGATGGTGGCATGGTAATCCCCACTATTCGGGGCCGCGCCTTTATCACGGGCGAGGCAACATTGATCCTGAATCCTGACGATCCCTACCACTGGGGATTCCGCTGA
- a CDS encoding aldehyde dehydrogenase (NADP(+)) has protein sequence MLKGLSFIGISRGSAGGQRFTVKSRLTGESLSGEFHTALQTEVDDAATLAGKAFPTFAAAGRLKRAEFLRAIATQIEAGKEAIIQRATHETALPEGRIMGEIGRTCGQLRFFAAILEGGSYQDVRIDHADPDRQPLPKPDVRSMKQPIGPVAVFGASNFPLAFAVAGGDSASALAAGCPVVVKAHPAHPGTSELVANAIVAAAQETGMPEGVFSMLFDERYEIGQVLVQHESIKGVGFTGSRSGGLAIQKLAQSRPTPIPVYAEMSSINPVVVMPDKLATDPEGFATGLHASVTLGVGQFCTNPGVAFIVGMEGLEAFKSRFAQLMSETPCGTMLTEGIGEHYLRMVRRISGLKGVTPIVSADKPGETSVFEVSAATFMHESEVRDEVFGPETLLVICDSIEEAAQAIAVMEGQLTGTIHATPTDLAHAAPILNVLTRIAGRVILNQFPTGVEVCQAMVHGGPFPATTDGQSTSVGGRAIDRWLRPVCYQNFPRELLPKELRG, from the coding sequence ATGCTAAAAGGACTTTCATTCATCGGAATCAGCCGCGGGTCAGCCGGGGGCCAGCGCTTCACGGTCAAGAGCCGCCTTACTGGGGAGAGCCTATCTGGAGAGTTCCACACTGCCCTGCAAACTGAGGTCGATGACGCGGCGACTCTTGCAGGCAAAGCCTTCCCTACTTTTGCAGCGGCAGGCAGGTTGAAGAGAGCGGAGTTTCTCCGTGCAATTGCGACGCAGATCGAGGCCGGAAAGGAGGCCATCATCCAGCGAGCAACGCATGAAACAGCCTTGCCAGAAGGCCGCATCATGGGTGAGATTGGGCGGACCTGTGGGCAATTGCGATTCTTCGCCGCGATCCTCGAAGGCGGAAGCTACCAAGACGTGCGCATTGACCACGCAGACCCCGACCGTCAGCCTCTCCCCAAGCCCGACGTCCGATCTATGAAGCAACCGATCGGTCCTGTCGCCGTCTTTGGCGCATCGAACTTTCCTCTCGCGTTTGCGGTCGCCGGAGGAGATTCGGCATCCGCTTTGGCAGCTGGGTGCCCAGTCGTTGTCAAGGCTCACCCCGCACATCCTGGTACTTCGGAACTCGTCGCGAACGCGATTGTTGCTGCGGCCCAGGAAACCGGCATGCCCGAGGGTGTGTTTTCGATGCTCTTTGACGAGAGGTACGAGATCGGCCAGGTGTTGGTGCAGCACGAATCTATCAAAGGCGTTGGGTTTACAGGATCGCGGTCAGGTGGACTCGCTATCCAGAAGCTCGCCCAATCACGCCCAACCCCGATCCCGGTTTATGCCGAGATGAGCAGCATCAACCCCGTGGTGGTAATGCCCGACAAGCTCGCAACCGACCCCGAGGGTTTCGCGACGGGACTTCATGCCAGCGTAACACTTGGAGTTGGGCAGTTCTGCACGAATCCTGGAGTGGCGTTCATCGTTGGCATGGAGGGGCTTGAAGCGTTTAAGTCCAGATTTGCCCAACTGATGAGCGAGACACCTTGTGGAACGATGTTGACAGAAGGGATCGGCGAGCACTATTTGAGGATGGTTCGGCGGATCTCCGGCTTAAAAGGAGTGACGCCGATTGTATCGGCGGACAAGCCGGGGGAAACGTCTGTGTTCGAGGTTTCGGCAGCTACGTTCATGCACGAAAGCGAGGTGCGCGATGAGGTGTTTGGACCGGAAACGCTGCTCGTGATTTGTGACTCCATCGAAGAAGCAGCCCAAGCCATTGCGGTCATGGAAGGACAGCTTACGGGCACGATCCATGCGACTCCCACTGACCTTGCCCACGCTGCGCCAATTCTGAATGTACTCACACGAATAGCGGGTCGCGTGATCTTAAACCAGTTCCCAACTGGGGTTGAGGTATGCCAAGCAATGGTGCATGGCGGACCGTTCCCGGCAACGACCGATGGGCAGTCCACATCGGTCGGGGGAAGAGCGATTGACCGCTGGCTGAGGCCGGTTTGCTATCAGAACTTCCCGAGAGAGTTGTTGCCGAAAGAACTCCGTGGGTGA